From the Clostridiales bacterium FE2011 genome, one window contains:
- a CDS encoding class I SAM-dependent methyltransferase, whose translation MIDDMESITAKLCSFARAYHSNHEKNKIFDDYLAYDLMGKEEYDEIGQLIEHEYDKNRFDLAYTFSGKRIRDKLNRYISPIPLSRAAFAERELTRFTWQRGKCQYVICGAGMDTFAFRNDNPNIQVFEIDHPDTQRYKLEKIRQLEWNIPSNVHYVAVDFAKDDMAAELKKAGYDPAAPSFFAILGVTYYLTLPVFEETLERIGAISSFGSKLVFDFPDDTTFSPDTAERVHRLSEITRSLGEEMQHGYALSEVSEALERHGFLLDEHNSPEKIQKRFFDGRSDGQKAYENIHFILAKKGDRFNESYYLYI comes from the coding sequence ATGATCGATGATATGGAAAGCATCACAGCGAAGCTTTGCTCTTTCGCCCGCGCTTACCATTCCAACCATGAGAAGAATAAGATTTTTGATGATTATCTTGCCTATGACCTGATGGGCAAGGAAGAATATGATGAAATCGGCCAGCTGATCGAGCATGAATACGACAAAAACCGGTTTGATCTGGCCTATACCTTCAGCGGAAAAAGAATCCGCGACAAACTGAACCGGTATATCTCCCCTATTCCGCTCTCCCGCGCCGCCTTTGCCGAGCGGGAGCTCACCCGGTTCACCTGGCAGCGGGGAAAATGCCAGTACGTGATCTGCGGAGCCGGCATGGATACCTTTGCCTTCCGGAATGACAATCCCAATATCCAGGTTTTTGAAATCGACCATCCCGATACCCAGCGCTACAAGCTTGAGAAAATCCGGCAGCTGGAATGGAATATTCCGTCCAATGTCCACTATGTTGCTGTGGATTTCGCAAAGGACGATATGGCCGCAGAACTGAAAAAAGCCGGATATGATCCCGCTGCGCCGTCTTTCTTCGCGATTCTCGGCGTCACTTACTACCTGACGCTGCCGGTCTTTGAAGAAACCCTGGAGCGGATCGGCGCTATCTCTTCCTTTGGCAGCAAACTCGTTTTTGATTTCCCGGATGACACCACCTTCTCCCCGGATACGGCAGAACGGGTGCACCGCCTGTCGGAAATCACCCGTTCCCTCGGTGAGGAAATGCAGCATGGCTATGCGCTGTCAGAGGTTTCGGAAGCGTTGGAACGGCATGGTTTCCTGCTGGATGAGCATAATTCACCGGAGAAAATCCAGAAGCGTTTCTTCGACGGCCGGTCCGATGGCCAGAAGGCTTATGAAAACATCCACTTTATCCTGGCGAAAAAGGGAGACCGCTTCAACGAAAGCTATTATCTGTATATCTGA
- a CDS encoding S-ribosylhomocysteine lyase, with the protein MDRIASFSVNHDLLEKGMYISRVDGDVVTYDIRMKKPNGGDYLGYAELHTFEHLFATYARNSAYKDSVVYVGPMGCRTGFYLLLRDTVSSRDAIDLVRQSFSFISEFEGEIPGAKRQECGNWLEHDLAGARRTAADMLAVLENWNTEKLAY; encoded by the coding sequence ATGGACAGGATCGCCAGTTTTTCGGTCAATCATGACCTGCTGGAAAAAGGAATGTATATATCCCGCGTGGACGGTGACGTTGTCACCTATGATATCCGGATGAAAAAGCCCAATGGCGGGGATTACCTCGGCTATGCCGAGCTTCACACCTTTGAACATCTGTTCGCCACTTACGCGCGGAACAGTGCTTACAAAGACAGTGTGGTTTATGTCGGTCCCATGGGATGCCGCACAGGTTTCTACCTGTTGCTTCGGGATACGGTCAGCAGCCGGGATGCCATCGATCTTGTCAGGCAGTCATTCAGCTTTATCTCGGAGTTTGAGGGCGAAATTCCCGGCGCAAAGCGTCAGGAATGTGGAAACTGGCTGGAGCACGATCTGGCTGGAGCACGGCGGACAGCGGCGGACATGCTTGCTGTCCTGGAAAATTGGAACACGGAAAAACTTGCGTACTGA
- a CDS encoding aminotransferase class V-fold PLP-dependent enzyme, translating to MAHYKKTGTALIHGGIYGDKVTGAVNTPIYQTSTYEQHGLGENTGWEYSRTGNPTRAALEALIAELEGGTAGFAFGSGMAAITAVLTLFKTGDKVIISSNVYGGTFRVLDKVFKNFNLSYEIVDTSDLALLEKSISPDVKAILVESPANPLLTVTDLGAVAKIAKNHGILSIVDNTFMTPYLQQPIRLGVDIVVHSATKYLGGHSDLVAGLVVVNDAALAERLAFIQNATGGVLGPFDSFLLIRGIKTLGVRLDRHVENAEKAAAFLKNHKAVKKVYYPGLPDAQGYEINKRQAKNGGAMISFELNERHNIRKFFKALKLIALAESLGGVESLVCHPASMTHASIPKEVRDRVGITDGLIRLSIGIEDIEDLLADLEQAIAESEE from the coding sequence ATGGCTCACTACAAAAAAACAGGCACCGCGCTGATCCACGGCGGTATTTACGGAGACAAGGTAACCGGGGCGGTCAATACGCCCATTTATCAGACTTCCACCTATGAACAGCATGGCCTGGGAGAAAACACCGGCTGGGAATATTCCCGCACAGGCAATCCGACCCGCGCCGCGCTGGAAGCGCTGATTGCAGAGCTGGAAGGCGGAACGGCGGGTTTTGCCTTCGGCTCCGGCATGGCGGCAATCACAGCCGTCCTGACGCTGTTTAAAACCGGTGATAAAGTGATCATTTCATCCAACGTTTACGGCGGAACTTTCCGCGTGCTGGATAAGGTGTTCAAAAACTTCAACCTCAGTTACGAGATTGTCGATACCTCAGATCTGGCGCTGCTGGAAAAAAGCATTTCGCCGGATGTCAAAGCAATCCTCGTGGAAAGCCCGGCCAATCCTCTCCTGACTGTCACCGACCTGGGCGCCGTGGCAAAGATCGCGAAAAATCACGGAATCCTGTCCATCGTGGACAATACCTTCATGACGCCTTATCTCCAGCAGCCGATTCGGCTGGGTGTGGACATCGTCGTTCACAGCGCCACAAAATACCTCGGCGGGCACAGTGATCTTGTGGCAGGCCTGGTGGTAGTGAATGACGCCGCTCTGGCTGAGCGCCTCGCCTTTATCCAGAATGCCACAGGCGGCGTACTCGGGCCCTTCGATTCTTTCCTGCTGATCCGCGGCATCAAGACGCTGGGTGTCCGGCTGGACCGTCATGTGGAGAATGCGGAAAAAGCCGCGGCGTTCCTCAAGAATCACAAAGCAGTGAAAAAAGTTTATTATCCGGGACTGCCAGACGCGCAGGGGTATGAAATCAATAAACGGCAGGCTAAAAACGGCGGTGCAATGATTTCCTTCGAACTGAATGAACGTCATAACATCCGTAAATTCTTTAAAGCGCTGAAACTCATTGCCCTGGCCGAAAGCCTCGGCGGTGTGGAAAGCCTTGTCTGCCATCCCGCAAGTATGACCCATGCCTCCATCCCGAAGGAAGTGCGGGACCGGGTCGGCATTACGGACGGACTGATTCGCCTGTCCATCGGTATTGAGGATATTGAGGACCTGCTTGCAGACCTTGAGCAGGCCATTGCGGAAAGCGAGGAGTAA
- a CDS encoding cysteine synthase family protein: MSYFESTQDLIGNTPIVKLSHLNLPEGVNLFAKLELYNPGGSVKDRIGRSMLEDAEEKGLLKPGGTIVEGTAGNTGLGIAFAALNRGYRVIFVVPTKFSVEKQTLMRALGAEIINTPREEGMLGAEAKAEELRASIPGAVTLRQFKNLANPKAHYETTGPEIWRDLEGKIDYLVAGAGSGGTYSGVVRYLKEQNPAIKGILADPVGSTMGGGEHGDYNIEGIGNDFVADTMDMSLVDKVVKVDDNDAFTGARELARKEGIFGGSSSGAALSAAKKLIDSGARGNIVVIFPDRGDRYFSKNLYA; the protein is encoded by the coding sequence ATGAGCTATTTTGAATCAACCCAGGATCTGATCGGCAATACGCCGATCGTGAAGCTTTCCCACCTGAACCTGCCTGAAGGGGTCAATCTGTTTGCGAAACTGGAACTGTATAATCCGGGCGGCAGTGTCAAAGACCGGATCGGCAGGTCCATGCTTGAGGATGCCGAGGAAAAAGGCCTGCTGAAGCCCGGCGGAACCATTGTCGAAGGCACCGCCGGAAACACCGGCCTCGGAATCGCTTTTGCGGCGCTGAACCGGGGCTACCGGGTCATCTTTGTCGTGCCGACCAAGTTCTCCGTGGAAAAACAGACCCTCATGCGCGCACTGGGTGCGGAAATCATCAATACCCCCCGGGAGGAAGGAATGCTCGGTGCGGAAGCAAAGGCAGAGGAACTGCGCGCCTCCATTCCCGGCGCCGTAACCCTGCGGCAGTTCAAAAACCTTGCCAACCCCAAAGCACATTATGAAACAACCGGTCCGGAAATCTGGCGTGACCTGGAGGGAAAAATTGACTACCTGGTGGCCGGTGCCGGCAGCGGCGGCACTTATTCCGGCGTCGTTCGCTATCTGAAGGAGCAGAATCCGGCCATCAAAGGGATCCTGGCCGACCCGGTCGGTTCCACCATGGGCGGCGGAGAGCACGGGGATTATAACATCGAAGGGATCGGCAATGATTTCGTCGCTGATACCATGGATATGTCCCTCGTGGATAAAGTGGTCAAGGTGGATGATAATGATGCCTTTACCGGTGCCCGGGAACTGGCCAGAAAAGAGGGCATCTTCGGCGGCTCCTCCTCCGGTGCTGCACTGAGCGCGGCGAAGAAGCTCATTGACTCAGGAGCCCGGGGCAATATCGTGGTCATCTTTCCCGACAGGGGCGACCGCTATTTCAGCAAAAACCTGTATGCATAA